The following proteins are encoded in a genomic region of Thermus sp. LT1-2-5:
- the hisF gene encoding imidazole glycerol phosphate synthase subunit HisF, giving the protein MSLAKRIVPCLDVHAGRVVKGVNFVNLKDAGDPLEAAQAYDQAGADELVFLDISATHEERAILLEVVAQVAERVFIPLTVGGGVRSLEDARRLLLAGADKVSVNSAAVKRPELIQELADHFGAQAVVLAIDAKWRGDFPEVYVAGGRVPTGLHAVEWAAKGAELGAGEILLTSMDRDGTKEGYDLTLTRRVAEAVNVPVIASGGAGRREHFLEAFQAGAEAALAASVFHFGEIRIPELKRFLAEKGVRVRLD; this is encoded by the coding sequence ATGAGCCTCGCCAAGCGCATCGTCCCCTGCCTGGACGTCCACGCCGGCCGCGTGGTCAAGGGGGTGAACTTCGTGAACCTCAAGGACGCCGGGGACCCCCTGGAGGCGGCCCAGGCCTACGATCAGGCGGGGGCGGACGAGCTCGTCTTCCTGGACATCTCCGCCACCCACGAGGAGCGGGCCATCCTCCTGGAGGTGGTGGCCCAGGTGGCGGAGAGGGTCTTCATCCCCCTCACCGTGGGCGGGGGGGTGCGCTCCCTGGAGGACGCCCGGAGGCTCCTCCTGGCGGGGGCGGACAAGGTGAGCGTGAACTCCGCCGCCGTGAAGCGGCCCGAGCTCATCCAGGAGCTCGCAGACCACTTCGGCGCTCAGGCGGTGGTCCTGGCCATCGACGCCAAGTGGCGGGGGGATTTCCCCGAGGTCTACGTGGCGGGGGGAAGGGTGCCCACGGGCCTCCATGCGGTGGAGTGGGCGGCGAAGGGGGCGGAGCTTGGGGCCGGGGAGATCCTCCTCACCAGCATGGACCGGGACGGGACCAAGGAGGGCTACGACCTAACCCTCACCCGGAGGGTAGCGGAGGCGGTGAACGTCCCCGTGATCGCCAGCGGGGGGGCGGGAAGGAGGGAGCACTTCCTCGAGGCCTTCCAGGCGGGGGCCGAAGCCGCCTTGGCCGCCAGCGTCTTCCACTTTGGCGAGATCCGCATCCCCGAGCTCAAGCGCTTCCTGGCGGAAAAGGGCGTAAGGGTACGGCTAGACTAG
- the hisIE gene encoding bifunctional phosphoribosyl-AMP cyclohydrolase/phosphoribosyl-ATP diphosphatase HisIE, translating into MDLAAVRFDERGLVPVVVQDARTGEVLTLAYANREALEETLRTRRSTFYSRSRQALWRKGETSGHHQEVVEVLLDCDGDAVVYKVLPHGPACHTGEQSCFHRPLLQERATPRLGEVLERVYATIEERLRTLPEGSYVARLHQGGLDRILKKVAEEAGEVILAAKNHDKGELRHEAADLLFHLLLTLAEEGVSLEELSETLWARHRPQG; encoded by the coding sequence ATGGACCTAGCGGCCGTGCGCTTTGACGAGCGGGGCCTGGTGCCGGTGGTGGTGCAGGACGCCCGCACGGGGGAGGTCCTTACCCTGGCCTACGCCAACCGGGAGGCCCTAGAGGAAACCCTAAGGACGAGGCGGAGCACCTTCTATAGCCGAAGCCGCCAGGCCCTTTGGCGCAAGGGGGAAACCTCGGGGCACCACCAGGAGGTGGTGGAGGTCCTCTTGGACTGCGACGGGGACGCCGTGGTCTACAAGGTCCTCCCCCATGGCCCCGCCTGCCACACGGGGGAACAAAGCTGCTTCCACCGCCCCCTCCTCCAGGAAAGGGCCACCCCCCGCCTCGGGGAGGTTTTGGAAAGGGTCTACGCCACCATTGAGGAGAGGCTAAGGACGCTCCCCGAGGGAAGCTATGTGGCGAGGCTGCACCAGGGGGGCCTGGACCGCATCCTCAAAAAGGTGGCGGAGGAGGCGGGGGAGGTGATCCTGGCCGCCAAGAACCACGATAAGGGGGAGCTCCGCCACGAGGCCGCCGACCTCCTGTTCCACCTCCTCCTCACCCTGGCGGAGGAGGGGGTGAGCCTGGAGGAGCTCTCGGAAACCCTTTGGGCCCGGCACCGCCCCCAGGGCTAG
- the glpX gene encoding class II fructose-bisphosphatase, which translates to MEIERRLVLEVVRVTEQAALAASRYAGKGDKEAVDEAGTEAMRRVLNELPIRGTVVIGEGEMDEAPMLYIGEVLGQGGLEVDIAVDPVEGTTTAAKGLPNAVTVIALSEKGGLFHAPDMYMEKLIVPPPAAGLVDLTWPVSANLKALALALQRSVEDLVIVVLDRPRHEKLIREIREAGARVKLISDGDVIAALAAAIRGTGVHAVMGIGGAPEGVLAAAALKCLGGEIQARFVPQNEEERARLRAMGGDEHRVYRTEDLAPGQEIVFAATGITDGDILEGVRFFGGGARTHSIVMGHATRVVRFIDSIHLFETGARVTIRV; encoded by the coding sequence ATGGAAATCGAGCGCCGGCTTGTCCTGGAAGTGGTGCGGGTGACGGAGCAGGCCGCCTTGGCGGCGAGCCGTTACGCCGGCAAGGGCGACAAGGAGGCGGTGGACGAGGCGGGCACCGAGGCCATGCGCCGGGTCCTAAACGAGCTCCCCATCCGGGGCACCGTGGTCATCGGTGAGGGGGAGATGGACGAGGCCCCCATGCTCTACATCGGGGAGGTGTTGGGCCAGGGGGGCCTCGAGGTGGACATCGCCGTGGACCCGGTGGAGGGCACCACCACCGCCGCCAAGGGCCTGCCCAACGCCGTGACCGTGATCGCCTTAAGCGAAAAGGGCGGGCTTTTCCACGCCCCGGACATGTACATGGAAAAGCTCATCGTCCCCCCGCCCGCTGCTGGGCTCGTGGACCTCACCTGGCCGGTTTCCGCCAACCTGAAGGCCCTAGCCCTGGCCCTGCAGCGCTCCGTGGAAGATCTGGTCATCGTGGTTCTGGACCGCCCCCGGCACGAAAAGCTCATCCGGGAGATCCGGGAAGCGGGGGCCCGGGTCAAGCTCATCTCCGACGGGGACGTGATCGCCGCCCTGGCCGCCGCCATCCGGGGCACGGGGGTCCATGCGGTCATGGGCATCGGCGGGGCCCCGGAAGGGGTCTTGGCCGCCGCCGCCCTGAAGTGCCTGGGCGGGGAGATCCAGGCCCGCTTCGTGCCCCAGAACGAGGAGGAGCGGGCGCGGCTTCGGGCCATGGGGGGGGACGAGCACCGGGTCTACCGCACGGAAGACCTGGCCCCCGGCCAGGAGATCGTCTTCGCCGCCACGGGCATCACCGACGGAGACATCCTGGAAGGGGTGCGCTTCTTCGGCGGGGGCGCCCGCACCCACTCCATCGTCATGGGCCACGCCACCCGGGTGGTGCGCTTTATCGACTCCATCCACCTCTTTGAAACCGGGGCCCGGGTGACCATCCGGGTCTAA
- a CDS encoding adenosylcobalamin-dependent ribonucleoside-diphosphate reductase has protein sequence MPKPYREEEAYRLSLEFFGGDDLRASVFLRRYALRDREGRPLEATPPELWRRLARHAARVDRGMEGAYLWLFQDFRFVPGGRILFGLGNWRKSTLFNCYFLPIREDSVRGIARFLDEAMRTFAYGGGVGTNADVLRPKGARVGNAGMESSGAVSFMELFSTLAGVMGASGGRRGALMLTFSDTHPELLDFLRAKTDLERSKIRHANLSLRATDAFLQAALADAPWTLSFTTPRQRIAATIRAKEAWDALVEAAWSSAEPGLLFWDRVRTWATAQYGGMEVKGVNVCGEVPMEPYGACNLGSLNLAAFVRAPFTPEARLDLAALEEATRLAVRFLDAVVDLGKNHHPVRAQREASLRSRRIGLGVMGLADMLAMLSLPYGTEEALRLAEEVMRRIKEAAYRESARLAREKGPFPAFDPREHLKSPFIQALPEDVILEIERGLRNAALLSIAPTGSISILAGVTSGIEPIFALTYLRHAGGAVFLAEHPLLKRYREATGGGTPDWPTAHTVDPFQRVRLQAALQRHVDQSISSTVNLPKETPKEVVAGLFLLAWKEGCKGITVFREGSREEVIEPLPPVGVCTFCQTA, from the coding sequence GTGCCCAAGCCCTACCGGGAAGAGGAGGCGTATCGGCTTTCCCTGGAGTTTTTTGGGGGAGATGACCTTAGGGCAAGCGTCTTCCTGAGGCGCTACGCCCTGAGGGATAGGGAAGGGAGGCCCCTCGAGGCCACCCCCCCGGAGCTATGGCGCCGCCTGGCCCGCCACGCCGCCCGGGTGGACCGGGGCATGGAAGGGGCCTACCTCTGGCTCTTCCAGGACTTCCGCTTCGTCCCCGGGGGCAGGATCCTCTTTGGCCTCGGCAACTGGCGCAAAAGCACCCTCTTCAACTGCTACTTCCTCCCCATCCGGGAAGACTCCGTGCGGGGCATCGCCCGCTTTTTGGACGAGGCCATGCGCACCTTCGCCTACGGGGGCGGGGTGGGGACCAACGCCGACGTCCTCCGCCCCAAGGGGGCCAGGGTGGGCAACGCCGGAATGGAAAGCTCCGGGGCGGTGAGCTTCATGGAACTCTTCTCCACCCTGGCCGGGGTTATGGGGGCAAGCGGGGGAAGGCGGGGGGCCCTGATGCTCACCTTCTCCGACACCCACCCCGAGCTCTTGGACTTCCTGCGGGCCAAAACCGACCTCGAGCGCAGCAAAATCCGCCACGCCAACCTCTCCTTGCGGGCCACGGACGCCTTTTTGCAGGCGGCCCTGGCCGATGCGCCCTGGACCCTCTCCTTCACCACCCCCCGCCAACGGATCGCCGCCACCATCCGGGCCAAGGAGGCCTGGGACGCCCTGGTGGAGGCCGCCTGGAGCAGCGCCGAGCCCGGCCTTCTCTTCTGGGACCGGGTGCGCACCTGGGCCACGGCCCAGTACGGGGGAATGGAGGTGAAGGGGGTGAACGTCTGCGGGGAGGTGCCCATGGAGCCCTATGGGGCCTGCAACCTGGGTAGCCTCAACCTGGCCGCCTTCGTGAGGGCCCCCTTTACCCCGGAGGCCCGCTTGGACCTCGCCGCCTTGGAAGAGGCCACCCGGCTTGCCGTGCGCTTCCTGGACGCGGTGGTGGACCTGGGCAAGAACCACCACCCCGTGCGGGCCCAGCGGGAAGCCTCCTTAAGAAGCCGCCGCATCGGGCTCGGGGTTATGGGCCTCGCCGACATGCTGGCCATGCTGAGCCTCCCCTACGGCACCGAAGAAGCCCTCCGCTTGGCCGAGGAGGTCATGCGCCGCATCAAGGAGGCGGCCTACCGGGAAAGCGCCCGCCTGGCGAGGGAGAAGGGCCCCTTCCCCGCCTTCGACCCCCGGGAGCACCTCAAAAGCCCCTTCATCCAAGCCCTTCCCGAAGACGTAATCCTGGAAATAGAAAGGGGCCTAAGGAACGCCGCCCTCCTCTCCATCGCCCCCACGGGCTCCATCTCCATCCTGGCGGGGGTGACGAGCGGCATCGAGCCCATCTTCGCCCTCACCTACCTACGCCACGCCGGGGGAGCGGTCTTCTTGGCGGAACACCCTCTGCTCAAGCGCTACCGGGAAGCCACGGGCGGCGGAACCCCCGACTGGCCCACAGCCCACACCGTGGACCCCTTCCAACGGGTCCGGCTCCAGGCCGCCTTGCAGCGCCACGTGGACCAGAGCATTTCCTCCACGGTGAACCTGCCCAAGGAAACCCCCAAGGAGGTGGTGGCAGGGCTCTTCCTCCTGGCCTGGAAGGAGGGGTGCAAGGGGATCACCGTCTTCCGCGAGGGAAGCCGGGAGGAGGTGATTGAGCCCCTGCCCCCCGTGGGGGTCTGCACCTTCTGCCAGACGGCATGA
- a CDS encoding DUF58 domain-containing protein, translating to MTRYRLATKPYLPYPGERLARRKGLGGEFYELRPYAPGDEVRRIHWRAYAKTGRLYTRLETAPQRARFRLFLDESESMRLHGKLAYAEAVAALLLKIARQEDPQARLRRGRPGAWGAGRGTLVLLTDGLDPLPWARLLPRRLVLVQILSPLELAPPFGEALLKDVETGATLLVGKEEVEGYRKALTAHLKALRLLALLRGRYALLKVGEPPLPALLRQGVLELL from the coding sequence ATGACCCGCTACCGCCTCGCCACCAAACCCTACCTCCCCTACCCCGGGGAGCGCCTGGCCCGGCGCAAGGGCCTGGGGGGAGAGTTTTACGAGCTCCGCCCCTACGCCCCCGGGGACGAGGTGCGCCGGATCCACTGGCGGGCCTACGCCAAGACGGGAAGGCTTTACACCCGCCTGGAAACCGCCCCGCAAAGGGCCCGCTTCCGCCTATTCCTGGACGAGAGCGAAAGCATGCGCCTCCACGGGAAGCTGGCCTACGCCGAGGCGGTGGCGGCCCTCCTCCTCAAGATCGCCCGCCAGGAAGACCCGCAAGCCCGCCTAAGGCGGGGCAGGCCCGGGGCCTGGGGGGCGGGGCGGGGAACCTTGGTCCTCCTCACCGACGGCCTGGACCCCCTGCCCTGGGCCCGGCTCCTCCCCCGGCGGCTGGTCCTGGTGCAGATCCTCTCGCCCCTGGAACTCGCCCCGCCCTTCGGGGAAGCCCTCCTAAAGGACGTGGAAACGGGAGCAACCCTCCTCGTGGGAAAGGAGGAGGTGGAGGGCTACCGGAAGGCCCTCACCGCCCACCTCAAGGCCCTCCGCCTCCTCGCCCTCCTCCGGGGGCGGTACGCCCTCCTTAAGGTGGGCGAACCCCCCCTCCCCGCCCTCCTACGCCAGGGCGTTTTGGAACTCCTCTAG
- a CDS encoding aldehyde ferredoxin oxidoreductase family protein, translating into MPKGYHDRVAFVDLSTGRIWYEGYGEAFWRRYLGGRALAAYLLLKHVPKGADPLGPENALIFAPGVLTGTPISGSGRNTVAAKSPLTGGYGDAEGGGFFGAELKNAGLDALVVLGQAESPVYLHVEGGEVAIHPAPHLWGKDPLEVEALIKEVHGGNTRIAQIGLAGENGVLTANVIHDLAHFAGRGGLGAVMGAKRLKAVSARARKETLPPYHDPALLKELARRMAKERMERAAGLVTMGTVGTVKPFNLRGVLPSHNFLDGFLEGAEALDGTSLDALGIRIGRDTCYACAIRCKQVVKIEGTGKYDVRPEYGGPEYEGLGALGSTCGVTDPYAVTKANTLCNQYGLDVIGVGVTLACAMEAVEKGYLDDEGLGLRFGHGDALIAAIEKLARKEGRLGALLALGARRLAEAIGHPELAMHVKGQEVPMHDPRYKRALGVGYALSPTGADHNHNLHDTAFAKEGKALKELRFYGEDFPPLPIEDLSETKVRMLWTKTRERGFVNSLVLCDFVPWTPEEWQEAVYAATGWRLTPEEMLAVGERTLHLTRLFNLREGISPQEDRLPERFFQPFRRGNPEARLDPGAFQEAVRAYRRLAGWEEGVDPRRLAALGLEEFQNALA; encoded by the coding sequence ATGCCCAAGGGATACCACGACCGCGTGGCCTTCGTGGACCTCTCCACGGGGCGCATCTGGTACGAGGGTTATGGCGAGGCCTTTTGGCGGCGCTATCTTGGGGGCAGGGCCCTAGCTGCCTACCTCCTCCTCAAGCACGTGCCCAAGGGGGCAGACCCCTTGGGCCCGGAAAACGCCCTCATCTTCGCCCCCGGGGTCCTCACCGGCACCCCCATCTCCGGCTCGGGGCGCAACACCGTGGCCGCCAAGAGTCCCCTGACCGGGGGGTACGGGGACGCCGAGGGCGGGGGCTTCTTCGGGGCCGAGCTGAAGAATGCTGGGCTGGACGCCCTGGTGGTCCTGGGCCAGGCGGAAAGCCCCGTCTACCTGCACGTGGAGGGGGGCGAGGTGGCCATCCATCCCGCCCCCCACCTCTGGGGGAAGGATCCCCTCGAGGTGGAGGCCCTCATCAAGGAGGTCCACGGGGGGAACACCCGCATCGCCCAGATCGGCCTGGCGGGGGAGAACGGGGTCCTCACCGCCAACGTGATCCACGACCTGGCCCACTTCGCCGGGCGGGGGGGCTTGGGGGCGGTGATGGGGGCCAAGCGCCTCAAGGCGGTCTCCGCCCGGGCCCGGAAGGAAACCCTTCCCCCCTACCACGACCCCGCCCTCCTCAAGGAGCTGGCCCGGCGCATGGCCAAGGAGCGCATGGAGCGGGCGGCGGGCCTGGTGACCATGGGCACCGTGGGCACGGTGAAGCCCTTTAACCTGCGGGGGGTCCTCCCGAGCCACAACTTCCTGGATGGCTTTCTGGAAGGGGCCGAGGCCCTAGACGGCACCAGCCTGGACGCTTTGGGCATCCGCATCGGGCGGGACACCTGCTACGCCTGCGCCATCCGCTGCAAGCAGGTGGTGAAGATCGAGGGCACGGGCAAGTACGACGTGCGCCCGGAGTACGGGGGGCCGGAGTACGAGGGGCTTGGGGCCTTGGGCTCCACCTGCGGGGTCACCGACCCGTACGCCGTGACCAAGGCCAACACCCTCTGCAACCAGTACGGCCTGGACGTGATCGGGGTGGGGGTGACCCTGGCCTGCGCCATGGAGGCGGTGGAGAAGGGGTATCTGGACGACGAGGGCCTGGGCTTGCGCTTTGGCCACGGGGATGCCCTCATCGCCGCCATCGAGAAGCTCGCCCGCAAGGAGGGGCGGCTTGGGGCGCTTTTGGCCTTGGGGGCGAGGCGGTTGGCGGAGGCCATCGGCCATCCCGAGCTGGCCATGCACGTGAAGGGCCAGGAGGTGCCCATGCACGACCCCCGGTACAAGCGGGCCCTGGGGGTGGGCTACGCCCTTAGCCCCACGGGGGCGGACCACAACCACAACCTCCACGACACCGCCTTCGCCAAGGAGGGCAAGGCCTTGAAGGAGCTTCGCTTCTACGGGGAGGACTTCCCGCCCCTTCCCATTGAGGACCTCTCCGAAACCAAGGTCCGCATGCTCTGGACCAAGACCCGGGAGCGGGGCTTCGTGAATAGCCTGGTGCTTTGCGACTTCGTCCCCTGGACCCCCGAGGAGTGGCAGGAGGCGGTCTACGCCGCCACGGGCTGGCGCCTCACCCCGGAGGAGATGCTGGCGGTGGGGGAGAGGACCTTGCACCTCACCCGGCTTTTCAACCTGCGGGAAGGGATTTCCCCCCAGGAGGACCGGCTTCCCGAGCGCTTCTTCCAACCCTTCCGCCGGGGGAACCCGGAGGCCCGGCTGGACCCCGGGGCCTTCCAGGAGGCCGTCCGGGCCTACCGCCGCCTTGCCGGGTGGGAGGAAGGGGTGGACCCCAGGCGGCTTGCCGCCCTGGGCCTAGAGGAGTTCCAAAACGCCCTGGCGTAG
- a CDS encoding ABC transporter substrate-binding protein, which translates to MKRVLLLAALLGLALAQQAKPEDVIKEQCAKAKVVAELWHGFTGGAPKVALENLAVEFNKAQQGRCVRPVPQGGYRDLSTKIKAAFAAGKVPAMAQAYENNIALYLEAKALLPIESLGVKLQGVNLAFLNAVRFGGVVYGVPFNKSIQVLYYNKDLLKKHGAKVPATLEEFVALSKRLSQAEGGPVYWFQPDASTFAYFFFNLGGSYLKNGKLVLNSKEAVEALTLLQNGVKEGWAKAITSGYINQNLGSGPYAFSVDTSAGYTYYRQGAKFDLGVATLPGKGKGQAGFGLVQGTNLVVFRQASKEEQAVAKDFLQFVLTPRAQAVFATATGYVPVTEAALKDPVYQAYVAENPDYATIVRQSRYAKFEPALAEWEQIRFDILGQAIKEAILNKVDPKVALDKAQKLAEDLLSGKTR; encoded by the coding sequence ATGAAGAGGGTTTTGTTGCTCGCAGCCCTTCTGGGGCTAGCCTTGGCCCAGCAGGCCAAACCCGAGGACGTGATCAAGGAGCAGTGTGCCAAGGCCAAGGTGGTGGCCGAGCTCTGGCACGGCTTCACCGGCGGCGCCCCCAAGGTGGCCTTGGAGAACCTGGCGGTGGAGTTCAACAAGGCCCAGCAGGGGCGGTGCGTCCGCCCCGTGCCCCAAGGGGGGTACCGGGACCTCTCCACCAAGATCAAGGCGGCCTTCGCCGCCGGAAAGGTCCCCGCCATGGCCCAGGCCTACGAGAACAACATCGCCCTTTACCTGGAGGCCAAGGCCCTTTTGCCCATCGAGTCCTTGGGGGTGAAGCTCCAGGGGGTGAACCTCGCCTTCCTGAACGCCGTGCGCTTCGGGGGCGTGGTCTACGGGGTGCCCTTTAACAAGAGCATCCAGGTTCTCTACTACAACAAGGACCTTTTGAAGAAGCACGGGGCCAAGGTGCCCGCTACCCTCGAGGAGTTCGTGGCCCTCAGTAAGCGCCTTTCCCAAGCGGAAGGGGGCCCCGTCTATTGGTTCCAGCCCGACGCCTCCACCTTCGCCTACTTCTTCTTCAACCTGGGGGGCAGCTACCTGAAAAACGGCAAGCTCGTCCTGAACTCCAAGGAGGCGGTGGAGGCCCTCACCCTCTTGCAAAACGGGGTGAAGGAGGGCTGGGCCAAGGCCATCACCTCCGGCTACATCAACCAGAACCTGGGCTCCGGCCCTTATGCCTTCAGCGTGGACACCTCCGCCGGCTACACCTACTACCGCCAGGGGGCCAAGTTTGACCTGGGGGTGGCCACCCTTCCCGGGAAGGGCAAGGGGCAGGCGGGGTTCGGCCTGGTGCAGGGCACCAACCTCGTGGTCTTCCGCCAGGCGAGCAAGGAGGAGCAGGCGGTGGCCAAGGACTTCCTCCAGTTCGTCTTAACCCCCAGGGCCCAGGCGGTCTTCGCCACGGCCACGGGGTACGTGCCCGTAACCGAGGCCGCCCTCAAGGACCCCGTTTACCAGGCCTACGTGGCGGAAAACCCCGATTACGCCACCATCGTGCGCCAAAGCCGCTACGCCAAGTTCGAGCCCGCCTTGGCCGAGTGGGAGCAGATCCGCTTTGACATCCTGGGCCAGGCCATCAAGGAGGCCATCCTGAACAAGGTGGACCCCAAGGTGGCCCTGGACAAGGCGCAAAAGCTGGCCGAGGACCTCCTTTCCGGCAAGACCCGCTAG